From one Branchiostoma floridae strain S238N-H82 chromosome 3, Bfl_VNyyK, whole genome shotgun sequence genomic stretch:
- the LOC118412098 gene encoding inorganic pyrophosphatase-like encodes MKRISPVRPFTPSRAVASMLPGCGSRVLLNLLVPAKPLRFPPLRFPSRLLGTMAYQTIERGAPNTLDYRIYFKGPEGPVSPFHDIPLFSNSENKTFNMVVEVPRWTNAKMEIATKEKLNPIKQDVKKGKLRYVANCFPHKGYIWNYGALPQTWEDPNCKDESTQCMGDNDPIDVCEIGHRVKRRGEIVQVKVLGTLALIDEGETDWKLIAVDVEDPMAKEMDDIQDVEKKFPGLLSATVEWFKIYKMPDGKPPNTFAFNDESKNRDFAHKIIEETHQHWKALVNKTVKDTKGLAIANVSVEGSAEKLSAADAQATIDASPEPKPAEEIDAAKIDKWYYIDLKNKSVL; translated from the exons ATGAAACGGATCTCCCCCGTTCGACCTTTCACCCCTAGCCGTGCCGTGGCGTCCATGCTGCCTGGTTGTGGGTCCCGTGTGCTGCTAAACTTGCTGGTCCCTGCGAAACCCCTCAGGTTCCCTCCTCTCCGCTTTCCGTCAAGACTTCTTGGGACCATGGCGTACCAAACCATCGAGAGAGGTGCACCCAACACCCTGGACTATCGGATTTATTTCA AGGGACCTGAGGGACCAGTCTCACCATTTCATGACATACCGCTCTTCTCAAACTCTGAG AACAAGACCTTCAACATGGTGGTAGAGGTGCCTCGCTGGACTAATGCCAAGATGGAG ATTGCCACCAAGGAGAAACTGAACCCCATCAAACAGGATGTGAAGAAGGGGAAGCTGCGTTATGTGGCGAACTGCTTCCCACATAAAGGTTACATCTGGAACTATGGAGCTCTACCACAG ACATGGGAAGACCCAAACTGTAAGGATGAGTCCACTCAGTGTATGGGAGACAATGATCCAATAGACGTCTGTGAAATTGGTCATAGG GTCAAGAGAAGAGGAGAAATTGTGCAGGTCAAAGTCTTGGGAACTCTGGCACTCATAGATGAAG GTGAGACGGACTGGAAGCTGATAGCCGTGGATGTGGAGGACCCAATGGCTAAAGAAATGGACG ATATACAAGATGTTGAGAAGAAGTTCCCAGGACTGCTTTCA GCCACAGTTGAGTGGTTCAAGATCTACAAAATGCCCGATGGAAAGCCGCCAAATACATTTGCTTTCAATGACGAGTCCAAGAACAGG GACTTTGCTCATAAAATCATAGAAGAGACACACCAACACTGGAAGGCTCTTGTGAACAAAACTGTCAAGGACACCAAAGGCCTCGCAAT AGCCAATGTGTCTGTTGAAGGCAGTGCAGAAAAACTGTCTGCTGCAGATGCCCAAGCTACTATTGATGCCAGTCCAGAACCAAAACCTGCTGAAGAAATAGATGCTGCAAAAA TTGACAAGTGGTACTACATTGACTTGAAGAACAAGTCCGTTCTGTAA